The Methanotorris formicicus Mc-S-70 genome has a segment encoding these proteins:
- the selB gene encoding selenocysteine-specific translation elongation factor, whose protein sequence is MINVNLGIFGHIDHGKTSLAKQLTEIASTSALDKPPESKRRGITIDIGFSSFTLENYRITLVDAPGHADLIKAVVGAADIIDLALLVVDAREGPKTQTGEHLLILDLFNIPTIVVMNKIDIASEEDIKNTETFMRAILNSTNNLKNAKIVKISAKEGIGIDGLKRTLKETLDSMKINRDIDNYFKMPIDHAFSIKGVGTVVTGTIHKGKISVGDEMRIFPINVDVKVKGIQCFKKDVNESYAGDRAGIALQGVEPRQIFRGCVLTSKDTKLEVVDKIVAKVKISDIFKYNLTPKMKVHLNVGMMVVPATVVPFQKMDFEGKEVNIILNEVKKGDECYCAFELEEKVVAEIGDRVLITRLDLPPTTLRICGHGNVAEFKGIEELNIKKIVTREGKVVAKKDKLFVEGLASSKTSAEKLIGEVVYVPSKDIRGIIKGTFGTKGHLVVEFDGNVEKGDVVILRRLRNWG, encoded by the coding sequence ATGATAAATGTAAATCTTGGAATCTTTGGGCATATAGACCATGGTAAAACATCACTCGCTAAGCAACTAACTGAAATTGCCTCAACATCAGCACTGGATAAGCCTCCAGAATCAAAGAGAAGAGGAATAACCATAGACATTGGATTCTCATCATTCACATTAGAAAATTATAGAATTACATTAGTTGATGCTCCTGGGCATGCGGATTTAATAAAGGCGGTTGTTGGGGCAGCGGATATTATCGATTTGGCTTTACTTGTTGTTGATGCAAGAGAGGGACCAAAAACCCAAACAGGAGAACATCTTTTAATCTTAGATTTATTTAACATTCCAACCATTGTTGTGATGAATAAGATTGATATTGCATCAGAGGAAGATATAAAAAATACCGAAACGTTTATGAGGGCTATTTTAAACTCCACAAACAATTTAAAAAATGCAAAGATTGTCAAAATTTCTGCAAAAGAAGGTATTGGAATTGATGGGTTAAAGAGAACGCTTAAGGAAACATTAGACAGTATGAAAATTAACAGGGATATTGATAATTACTTTAAAATGCCAATAGACCATGCATTTTCAATAAAAGGTGTAGGGACAGTTGTCACTGGAACTATACACAAAGGAAAAATATCTGTTGGAGATGAGATGAGAATCTTCCCAATAAATGTTGATGTTAAGGTTAAAGGTATTCAGTGTTTTAAAAAGGATGTAAATGAATCTTATGCAGGAGATAGGGCGGGGATAGCGTTGCAGGGTGTTGAACCAAGGCAAATTTTTAGGGGATGTGTTTTAACTTCAAAAGATACAAAATTGGAAGTTGTGGATAAAATCGTTGCAAAGGTGAAAATCTCTGACATCTTCAAATACAACTTAACTCCAAAGATGAAGGTGCATTTAAACGTTGGAATGATGGTTGTTCCAGCAACTGTTGTTCCTTTCCAAAAGATGGACTTTGAAGGAAAAGAAGTTAATATAATATTAAATGAAGTAAAGAAAGGGGATGAATGCTATTGTGCATTTGAGTTGGAAGAGAAGGTTGTTGCTGAAATTGGAGATAGGGTTTTAATAACGCGACTTGATCTTCCTCCAACTACATTAAGGATTTGTGGACATGGAAATGTTGCTGAGTTTAAAGGAATTGAAGAATTGAATATAAAGAAGATAGTCACCAGAGAAGGTAAAGTTGTGGCAAAAAAAGACAAACTATTCGTTGAGGGTTTGGCATCCTCAAAAACCTCTGCGGAGAAACTTATTGGAGAGGTTGTTTATGTTCCTTCAAAGGATATAAGAGGGATTATAAAAGGTACTTTTGGAACTAAGGGACATTTGGTTGTGGAATTTGATGGAAATGTGGAGAAGGGAGATGTGGTTATTTTAAGAAGGTTGAGAAATTGGGGATGA
- a CDS encoding DUF1616 domain-containing protein, which translates to MKRHWDLMLIILLSLLLIAIIYISPENSLRKVIGIGFILFFPGYAFINFLFPKKKELDTLERLALSFGLSIAITPLIGLVLNYTPYGIRLTPILISLGAFNIVFSTLAIYRRENVKEPYIPKIDIEKLKEELEWDKISKLDKILTVVLVIAIISSFATLIYIITHPKQSEYFTEFYILGKSGKAYDYPTKLFVGENGTVIIGIVNHEGREVNYFVEIWLVNLTYNTTTNQTTIHNMYLMDKFNISLLPKPIVVEGNWTPQWEKNYTFTIDKPGKWQLWFLLFKDKEPKLPKPANNDYAKTNATQRILDAIDGKILSLKLNVDVGEI; encoded by the coding sequence ATGAAGAGGCATTGGGATTTGATGTTAATCATATTATTATCTTTACTTTTAATTGCCATAATTTACATTTCTCCAGAGAATTCATTGAGGAAAGTAATTGGAATAGGATTCATTTTATTCTTTCCAGGATATGCATTTATAAACTTCCTATTTCCAAAGAAAAAAGAACTTGATACCTTAGAAAGATTAGCATTAAGTTTTGGTTTATCTATTGCTATAACACCATTAATTGGATTAGTTTTAAATTACACACCATATGGGATTAGATTAACTCCAATATTAATTAGTTTGGGAGCATTTAATATAGTATTCTCAACTCTTGCAATTTATAGGAGAGAAAATGTTAAAGAACCATATATTCCAAAAATAGATATCGAAAAATTAAAGGAAGAACTTGAATGGGATAAAATAAGTAAATTGGATAAAATTTTAACAGTTGTATTGGTTATAGCAATAATCTCCTCATTTGCAACCCTTATCTACATAATCACCCATCCAAAACAATCTGAATACTTCACCGAATTTTATATCCTTGGGAAGAGTGGGAAAGCCTATGACTACCCAACAAAACTTTTTGTTGGTGAAAATGGAACGGTAATTATTGGAATAGTTAATCATGAAGGAAGGGAAGTTAATTACTTCGTTGAGATATGGCTTGTTAATTTAACCTACAATACAACAACAAATCAAACAACAATCCACAATATGTATTTAATGGATAAATTTAATATCTCCCTACTACCAAAACCAATAGTTGTTGAGGGTAATTGGACACCACAATGGGAGAAAAATTACACCTTTACAATAGATAAACCCGGAAAATGGCAACTTTGGTTTTTACTATTCAAAGATAAAGAACCCAAACTACCAAAACCAGCAAATAACGACTATGCAAAAACAAATGCAACTCAAAGGATTTTAGATGCAATAGATGGAAAAATATTAAGTTTAAAATTAAATGTTGATGTTGGGGAAATTTAA